Proteins from a genomic interval of Kribbella aluminosa:
- a CDS encoding NfeD family protein, with amino-acid sequence MMDWLRDNMWAAWLTIAAVLGLAELASLDFTLLMLAAGALTAAGVAAFFPGLLWLQIVVGLITAAAMLGAIRPMIVRKIHHGQVLKTGSAHVIGRTGTVVKEIHPDGGGSIRLGGELWTARPYDEMSTIAPGTRVEVMSIDGATAVVYPVSEPLPQVESPKPQDPPQS; translated from the coding sequence ATGATGGATTGGCTGCGGGACAACATGTGGGCGGCGTGGCTGACGATCGCCGCCGTCCTCGGTCTGGCCGAACTGGCCTCGCTCGACTTCACGTTGCTGATGCTGGCCGCCGGCGCGCTCACCGCCGCCGGGGTGGCCGCGTTCTTCCCGGGGCTGCTCTGGCTGCAGATCGTCGTCGGGCTGATCACCGCGGCGGCGATGCTCGGCGCGATCCGGCCGATGATCGTCCGGAAGATCCATCACGGGCAGGTGCTCAAGACCGGTTCGGCGCATGTCATCGGCCGGACCGGCACGGTGGTGAAGGAGATCCACCCCGACGGCGGCGGCTCGATCCGGCTCGGCGGTGAGCTGTGGACGGCCCGCCCGTACGACGAGATGTCGACGATCGCGCCCGGTACCCGCGTCGAGGTGATGTCGATCGACGGCGCCACCGCGGTCGTGTACCCGGTGAGCGAGCCGCTGCCGCAAGTCGAGAGCCCGAAACCCCAGGACCCGCCGCAGTCCTGA
- the serB gene encoding phosphoserine phosphatase SerB, with amino-acid sequence MTGLGEVETAAAERPTLLVTLTGTDRPGLTSAVLSTLATRGLEVIDAEQVVLRGRLVLGVLLTAPRDHKNLKEELKALANLLDVDISVKKGVGDNEPRRKGRSQVTIIGHPLSAAGLAAVAGRIADTGANIDRISRMARYPVTAMEIAVSGVEPEALRTVLAQEGVRQSLDIAVQDGGLYRRAKRLIVMDVDSTLIQGEVIEMLAAHAGRLAEVAAVTEQAMRGELDFAESLRHRVAALEGLPVSALDEVYAAIELAPGARTLVRTLKRLGYQFAIVSGGFSQITGQLAAELGIDYAKANELEIADGRLTGRVVGEIVDRPGKATALKEFAARSGTPLSQTVAIGDGANDLDMLAAAGLGVAFNAKPVVRAAADTHLSVPYLDTILYLLGITREEVETADADNPA; translated from the coding sequence ATGACAGGACTGGGTGAGGTGGAGACGGCGGCGGCCGAGCGGCCGACGTTGCTGGTGACGTTGACGGGGACCGACCGGCCGGGGCTGACGTCCGCAGTGCTGTCCACCCTGGCGACCCGTGGGCTCGAGGTGATCGACGCCGAGCAGGTCGTCCTGCGTGGCCGCCTGGTGCTCGGCGTACTGCTGACCGCGCCGCGCGACCACAAGAACCTGAAGGAAGAACTGAAGGCGCTCGCGAACCTCCTCGACGTCGACATCTCGGTGAAAAAGGGTGTCGGCGACAACGAACCGCGGCGCAAGGGCCGCAGCCAGGTCACCATCATCGGTCACCCGTTGTCGGCCGCCGGGCTCGCCGCGGTGGCCGGCCGGATCGCCGACACCGGCGCGAACATCGACCGGATCAGCCGGATGGCGCGGTACCCCGTGACCGCGATGGAGATCGCCGTCTCCGGTGTCGAACCCGAGGCGCTGCGCACCGTGCTCGCCCAGGAGGGCGTCCGGCAGAGCCTCGACATCGCCGTCCAGGACGGCGGGCTGTACCGGCGGGCGAAGCGGCTGATCGTGATGGACGTCGACTCGACGCTGATCCAGGGCGAGGTCATCGAGATGCTCGCCGCGCACGCCGGCCGGCTGGCGGAGGTCGCCGCGGTCACCGAGCAGGCGATGCGCGGCGAACTGGACTTCGCCGAGTCGCTGCGGCACCGGGTGGCGGCACTCGAAGGCCTGCCGGTGTCGGCGCTGGACGAGGTGTACGCCGCCATCGAGCTGGCGCCCGGCGCGCGCACCCTGGTCCGGACGCTGAAGCGGCTCGGGTACCAGTTCGCGATCGTCAGCGGCGGGTTCAGCCAGATCACCGGCCAGCTCGCCGCCGAGCTCGGCATCGACTACGCGAAGGCCAACGAGCTGGAGATCGCCGACGGCAGGCTCACCGGCCGCGTGGTCGGCGAGATCGTCGACCGGCCGGGCAAGGCCACCGCCCTGAAGGAGTTCGCCGCCCGCTCCGGTACGCCGCTCAGCCAGACCGTCGCGATCGGTGACGGCGCCAACGATCTCGACATGCTCGCCGCCGCCGGCCTCGGCGTCGCGTTCAACGCCAAGCCCGTGGTCCGGGCCGCCGCCGACACCCACCTCAGCGTCCCGTACCTGGACACGATCCTTTACCTCCTCGGCATCACCCGTGAGGAAGTCGAGACCGCCGACGCCGACAACCCGGCCTAA
- a CDS encoding glycoside hydrolase family 16 protein has translation MRIRPLALALIIPLLAVASTRVVAEANVPPPPAGWSTVWSDDFDGPSGSLPSSTNWIVDTGHGYPGGPGNWGTGEIQNYTNSPDNLSLDGAGNLKITPRRDAAGNWTSARIESQRANFKPPAGGVLAIESRIQMPNVTGDAALGYWPAFWALGSPYRGNYWNWPGIGEFDIMENVNGIDSVWGVLHCGVNPGGPCNETTGLGANRACPGSACQSAFHTYRFEWDTSVTPNQLRWYVDGQQFHSLSKSQFPADTWSNMTSHAGYFVLLNLAIGGAFPDALNGPTPRASTVPDKPMVVDYVAVSTKGGGTTPPPSSSAYSTLQAEAYSQQSGMGLETTTDTGGGQNLMQIGNGDWALYRGIDFGSTPATQFVARVASGAAAGVSGLVEVRLDSRSNPPIGSFAIANTGGWQSWRTVPANISTTTGTHDIYLTFTSGQPADYVNLNWYTFTH, from the coding sequence ATGCGGATCCGCCCCCTCGCACTCGCCCTGATCATCCCGCTCCTCGCCGTCGCCTCGACCCGCGTCGTCGCCGAGGCCAACGTGCCACCGCCGCCGGCCGGCTGGTCGACGGTGTGGAGCGACGACTTCGACGGCCCGAGCGGCAGCCTGCCGTCGAGCACGAACTGGATCGTCGACACCGGCCACGGCTACCCGGGCGGCCCCGGGAACTGGGGTACCGGCGAGATCCAGAACTACACGAACAGCCCGGACAACCTCTCCCTCGACGGCGCCGGCAACCTCAAGATCACCCCGCGCCGGGACGCGGCCGGCAACTGGACGTCGGCCCGGATCGAGTCCCAGCGCGCGAACTTCAAGCCGCCGGCCGGAGGGGTGCTGGCGATCGAGAGCCGGATCCAGATGCCGAACGTCACCGGTGACGCCGCGCTCGGGTACTGGCCGGCGTTCTGGGCGCTCGGCTCGCCGTACCGCGGGAACTACTGGAACTGGCCGGGCATCGGCGAGTTCGACATCATGGAGAACGTCAACGGGATCGACTCGGTCTGGGGCGTGCTGCACTGCGGCGTGAACCCGGGCGGCCCCTGCAACGAGACCACCGGCCTCGGCGCGAACCGCGCGTGTCCCGGATCGGCCTGCCAGTCCGCGTTCCACACGTACCGCTTCGAGTGGGACACGTCCGTCACACCGAACCAGCTCAGGTGGTACGTCGACGGGCAGCAGTTCCACTCACTCAGCAAGAGCCAGTTCCCGGCGGACACCTGGTCGAACATGACGTCGCACGCGGGGTACTTCGTGCTGCTGAACCTCGCGATCGGCGGCGCGTTCCCGGACGCGCTGAACGGCCCGACGCCGCGCGCGTCGACGGTCCCGGACAAGCCGATGGTCGTCGACTACGTCGCGGTCTCGACGAAGGGCGGCGGTACGACTCCCCCGCCGAGCTCGTCGGCGTACAGCACCCTGCAGGCGGAGGCGTACAGCCAGCAGTCGGGCATGGGCCTGGAGACCACGACCGACACCGGCGGCGGCCAGAACCTGATGCAGATCGGCAACGGCGACTGGGCCCTGTACCGCGGCATCGACTTCGGCAGCACGCCGGCAACACAGTTCGTCGCCCGCGTCGCGTCCGGCGCCGCAGCCGGGGTCAGCGGCCTGGTCGAAGTACGCCTGGACAGCAGGTCCAACCCCCCGATCGGCAGCTTCGCGATCGCGAACACCGGCGGCTGGCAGTCCTGGCGAACCGTCCCCGCCAACATCTCCACGACCACCGGCACCCACGACATCTACCTGACCTTCACCAGCGGCCAACCCGCCGACTACGTCAACCTGAACTGGTACACGTTCACCCACTGA
- a CDS encoding cyanophycinase, with the protein MSELQGGPGALFAIGGAEDKLKKRTVLQEFVEAAGGSKARIVVVPTASALGPDVIDVYRALFAALGAESVVGVRPENREDADDPAFIAPLNDATGIFMTGGNQLKLAGVVTGTAFGRAVTAAHARGAAVGGTSAGASILAEHMIAFGRSGATPRQRMSQLAGGLGLVQGAIVDQHFAQRNRYGRLLSLVAQSPGLLGIGVDEDTAAVVRGSHLEVVGRGAVTIFDGTRITSNAPNAKRSEPILASGVVLHVLPATATFDLQNRVLLSYGPQPPAEEIAEMAAAEADLRKLAKEIAAEGVSPRYYAERKRRAGRRTKAATTIGAGESRPEATEPIKAGADSQQTSELPDRTQPEQ; encoded by the coding sequence ATGTCTGAACTGCAGGGTGGGCCGGGAGCCCTGTTTGCTATTGGTGGTGCCGAGGACAAGCTGAAGAAGCGGACGGTGCTGCAGGAGTTCGTCGAGGCGGCCGGTGGGTCGAAGGCGCGGATCGTCGTGGTGCCGACGGCGTCCGCGCTCGGGCCCGACGTCATCGACGTGTACCGCGCGCTCTTCGCCGCCCTGGGGGCCGAGAGCGTGGTCGGCGTCCGCCCGGAGAACCGGGAGGACGCCGACGACCCGGCCTTCATCGCGCCGCTGAACGACGCCACCGGGATCTTCATGACCGGCGGCAACCAGCTCAAGCTCGCGGGCGTCGTCACCGGTACGGCGTTCGGCCGCGCGGTGACGGCCGCGCACGCGCGTGGGGCGGCCGTCGGCGGTACGTCGGCCGGCGCGAGCATCCTCGCGGAGCACATGATCGCGTTCGGGCGGTCCGGCGCCACCCCGCGGCAGCGGATGAGCCAGCTGGCGGGCGGTCTCGGCCTGGTGCAGGGCGCGATCGTCGACCAGCACTTCGCCCAGCGGAACCGGTACGGCCGGCTGCTCTCGCTGGTCGCGCAGTCCCCCGGCCTGCTCGGGATCGGCGTCGACGAGGACACCGCGGCGGTCGTCCGCGGCAGCCACCTGGAGGTCGTCGGCCGCGGCGCGGTGACGATCTTCGACGGCACCCGGATCACCTCGAACGCGCCCAACGCGAAGCGCTCCGAGCCGATCCTCGCGTCCGGCGTCGTCCTGCACGTACTGCCCGCGACCGCGACGTTCGACCTGCAGAACCGGGTGCTGCTGTCGTACGGGCCGCAGCCGCCGGCCGAGGAGATCGCCGAGATGGCGGCGGCCGAGGCGGACCTGCGCAAGCTCGCGAAGGAGATCGCCGCGGAGGGCGTGTCCCCGCGGTACTACGCGGAACGCAAGCGGCGGGCGGGACGCCGTACCAAGGCGGCCACAACGATCGGGGCCGGGGAGTCCAGACCGGAGGCGACCGAGCCGATCAAGGCCGGCGCCGACTCGCAGCAAACCTCTGAGCTCCCCGACCGCACGCAACCAGAACAGTGA
- a CDS encoding sulfite exporter TauE/SafE family protein produces MTWFEAVFVLLAGMGAGTINAVVGSGTLLTFPALLAVGIPPVLANVSNTVGLAPGAAAGAIGYRRELEGQRGRMLRLVPASVAGGILGGVLLLTTPDSAFHAVVPVLILLGCLLVAFQPWLSKWISAPSHLHRGAWWVIPAVFVTGVYGGYFGAAQGVLLMAILGLGLDSNLQRMNGLKNVLATAVNTVAAILFVIVHDIDWLVAVLIAVGSTIGGFLGARYGRRLPPIALRSLIVCIGVVAIVTMVF; encoded by the coding sequence ATGACATGGTTCGAGGCGGTGTTCGTCCTGCTGGCGGGGATGGGCGCGGGAACGATCAATGCTGTGGTGGGGTCGGGCACGCTGCTCACGTTCCCCGCCCTGCTGGCCGTCGGCATCCCTCCGGTGCTGGCGAACGTCAGCAACACGGTCGGTCTGGCGCCTGGTGCGGCCGCCGGCGCGATCGGGTACCGGCGAGAGCTCGAAGGTCAGCGCGGCCGCATGCTGCGCCTGGTTCCTGCGTCGGTGGCCGGCGGCATCCTCGGCGGCGTGCTGCTGCTCACCACGCCGGACTCCGCGTTCCACGCCGTCGTACCGGTGCTGATCCTGCTCGGCTGTCTGCTGGTCGCCTTCCAGCCGTGGCTGTCGAAATGGATCAGCGCGCCGTCGCACCTGCACCGCGGCGCCTGGTGGGTGATCCCGGCCGTCTTCGTGACCGGGGTCTACGGCGGGTACTTCGGTGCCGCGCAAGGCGTGCTGCTGATGGCGATCCTCGGCCTCGGCCTGGACTCGAACCTGCAGCGGATGAACGGGTTGAAGAACGTCCTGGCGACGGCTGTCAACACCGTTGCCGCGATCCTGTTCGTGATCGTGCACGACATCGACTGGCTGGTCGCGGTGCTGATCGCGGTCGGCTCCACGATCGGCGGCTTCCTCGGCGCCCGCTACGGCCGCCGGCTGCCGCCGATCGCGCTCCGGTCGCTGATCGTCTGCATCGGCGTCGTCGCGATCGTCACGATGGTGTTCTGA
- a CDS encoding SPFH domain-containing protein, producing the protein MTAFLIVLALVALVVIVTLVKSVRVVQQQTVGIVERFGKFKTGLQPGLNLLTPFVDKVRYTIDMREQVVAFPPQGVITEDNLMVSIDSVIYFQVNDPVRATYEISNYIQAIEQLTMTTLRNIIGGMDLEQTLTSREEINEKLRYVLDEATGKWGIRVNRVELRSIDPPPSIQDSMEKQMRADRDKRAAILTAEGMRQSAVLSAEGQKQSAILTAEGDKQSRILRAQAEREARILKAQGEAQAITTVFNAIHAGKPDQGLLAYQYLQMLPSIAQGDANKLWIVPSEIGDALKGLGSAVGQVAGITQKAEGDWHAPELANGEVAELDTGAAAPAAVAEADNAVREAIAAAESAAVSTRGQSAPTMPAVPPPSPSQQPPATEPPAQEPPQR; encoded by the coding sequence GTGACCGCGTTCCTGATAGTCCTGGCACTGGTCGCCCTGGTGGTGATCGTGACCTTGGTCAAGTCCGTCCGGGTGGTGCAGCAGCAGACCGTCGGGATCGTCGAACGGTTCGGTAAGTTCAAGACCGGCCTGCAGCCGGGCCTGAACCTGCTGACCCCGTTCGTCGACAAGGTCCGCTACACCATCGACATGCGCGAGCAGGTGGTCGCGTTCCCGCCGCAGGGTGTCATCACCGAGGACAACCTGATGGTGTCGATCGACTCCGTCATCTACTTCCAGGTCAACGACCCGGTGCGGGCGACGTACGAGATCTCCAACTACATCCAGGCGATCGAGCAGCTGACCATGACCACGCTGCGGAACATCATCGGTGGCATGGACCTGGAGCAGACGCTGACCTCCCGCGAGGAGATCAACGAGAAGCTCCGGTACGTGCTGGACGAGGCGACCGGCAAGTGGGGCATCCGGGTGAACCGGGTCGAGCTGCGGTCGATCGACCCGCCGCCGTCGATCCAGGACTCGATGGAGAAGCAGATGCGCGCCGACCGGGACAAGCGCGCCGCGATCCTCACCGCGGAAGGGATGCGGCAGTCGGCCGTCCTGTCCGCCGAGGGCCAGAAGCAGTCCGCGATCCTCACCGCCGAAGGTGACAAGCAGTCCCGGATCCTGCGGGCACAGGCCGAGCGGGAGGCACGGATCCTGAAGGCGCAGGGTGAGGCGCAGGCCATCACCACGGTCTTCAACGCGATCCATGCCGGCAAGCCGGACCAGGGTCTGCTCGCGTACCAGTACCTGCAGATGCTGCCGTCGATCGCTCAGGGCGACGCGAACAAGCTCTGGATCGTGCCGAGCGAGATCGGCGACGCGCTCAAGGGTCTCGGCAGTGCGGTCGGCCAGGTGGCCGGCATCACGCAGAAGGCCGAGGGCGACTGGCACGCGCCGGAGCTGGCCAACGGTGAGGTGGCGGAGCTCGATACGGGCGCGGCCGCTCCGGCGGCGGTGGCCGAGGCCGACAACGCGGTCCGGGAAGCGATCGCGGCCGCCGAGTCCGCGGCCGTCAGCACCCGCGGCCAGTCCGCGCCGACGATGCCGGCGGTCCCGCCGCCGTCGCCGTCCCAGCAGCCGCCGGCCACCGAGCCTCCGGCTCAGGAACCGCCGCAGCGCTGA
- a CDS encoding GNAT family N-acetyltransferase, with translation MEFQSRPATLEDAPAIHAIIAANEQAWHGQVESAADAVAADLQRPLITLDLDTRVVETPSGDVIAWAWVHGGRRSQIDVHPSYAGRGLGTELLDWAEARAREHESDWLAQTVDDADEAGSALLRSRGYDVLATNWLLERPVDGEAPTVPDGVTVRPFAPGDEPVAHQVVQDAFDEWQPRRHGYEEWAGTSIERPSFDPALSPVALAGSEIVGVVIGLELPDSPDGYVDQVAVRKDFRGRGIARTLLTVAAQEAGRRGRRTLTLWTHSGTGALAMYQRLGMSVRRSTTVYRTQL, from the coding sequence ATGGAATTCCAGAGCCGCCCCGCGACCCTCGAGGACGCACCGGCGATCCACGCGATCATTGCCGCCAACGAGCAGGCGTGGCACGGGCAGGTGGAGTCGGCGGCGGACGCTGTCGCCGCTGACCTCCAGCGTCCGCTGATCACGCTCGACCTCGACACGCGTGTCGTCGAAACGCCGAGCGGTGACGTCATCGCCTGGGCGTGGGTGCACGGCGGGCGGCGCTCACAGATCGACGTGCATCCGTCGTACGCCGGACGCGGCCTGGGCACCGAACTGCTCGACTGGGCGGAGGCGCGGGCCCGTGAGCACGAGAGCGACTGGCTCGCACAGACGGTCGACGACGCGGACGAGGCCGGTTCGGCGTTGCTCCGGTCGCGCGGGTACGACGTACTCGCGACCAACTGGTTGCTCGAACGGCCGGTCGACGGCGAGGCGCCGACGGTGCCGGACGGGGTGACGGTACGGCCGTTCGCGCCGGGTGACGAGCCGGTGGCGCACCAGGTCGTGCAGGACGCGTTCGACGAGTGGCAGCCGCGCCGGCACGGGTACGAGGAGTGGGCCGGGACGAGTATCGAGCGGCCGAGCTTCGACCCCGCGCTGTCGCCGGTCGCACTCGCCGGATCCGAGATCGTCGGGGTCGTGATCGGGCTGGAGCTCCCGGACTCCCCCGACGGGTACGTCGACCAGGTCGCCGTACGGAAGGACTTCCGCGGCCGCGGCATCGCCCGCACCCTGCTGACCGTCGCCGCGCAGGAGGCCGGGCGGCGGGGGCGGCGGACGCTGACGCTCTGGACGCACTCCGGCACCGGCGCACTCGCGATGTACCAGCGCCTCGGCATGTCGGTCCGGCGCAGTACGACGGTCTACCGCACGCAGCTGTGA
- a CDS encoding ABC transporter ATP-binding protein encodes MTAVVELAGVSVVRGDARLLDGIDWTIDEADRWVVIGPNGAGKTTLLQILAAQVHPTSGVAGLLGEVLGAVDVFELRPRIGLTSAALADRLPKSERVSDVVVSASYAVLGRWIEEYDELDHERAGALLAELGIAHLADRTFGTLSEGERKRVQIARALMTDPELMLMDEPAAGLDLTGREQLVRSLSSIATATGAPAMVLVTHHVEEIPPGFTHALLLKQGTIVAAGPMDQALTAENLSDTFDLALTLKQEDGRYTARAL; translated from the coding sequence ATGACTGCAGTGGTGGAGCTGGCCGGGGTGTCGGTCGTTCGGGGGGACGCGCGTCTGCTCGACGGGATCGACTGGACGATCGACGAGGCCGACCGGTGGGTGGTGATCGGGCCGAACGGTGCCGGCAAGACCACGCTGCTGCAGATTCTGGCCGCCCAGGTGCACCCGACGTCCGGGGTCGCCGGGCTGCTCGGTGAGGTGCTCGGCGCGGTCGACGTGTTCGAGCTGCGCCCGCGGATCGGGCTGACCAGCGCCGCGCTCGCGGACCGGCTGCCGAAGAGCGAGCGGGTGTCCGACGTCGTCGTCTCCGCGTCGTACGCCGTCCTCGGCCGCTGGATCGAGGAGTACGACGAACTGGACCACGAACGGGCCGGTGCGTTGCTGGCCGAGCTCGGGATCGCGCACCTGGCGGACCGGACGTTCGGCACCCTGTCCGAGGGGGAGCGTAAGCGCGTGCAGATCGCCCGCGCGCTGATGACCGACCCCGAGCTGATGCTGATGGACGAGCCGGCCGCGGGCCTGGACCTTACGGGTCGCGAACAGCTGGTCCGTTCGCTGAGTTCGATCGCGACCGCGACCGGTGCACCCGCGATGGTGCTCGTCACCCACCACGTCGAGGAGATCCCGCCGGGCTTCACGCACGCGCTGCTGCTCAAGCAGGGCACGATCGTGGCCGCCGGCCCGATGGACCAGGCGCTGACCGCGGAGAACCTCAGCGACACCTTCGACCTGGCCCTCACCCTCAAGCAGGAGGACGGCCGCTACACCGCCCGCGCCCTCTGA
- the cphA gene encoding cyanophycin synthetase: MTDATPSPDLKIIETRVYRGPNIWSYEPAIHLVVDLGSLEKFPSNTIPGFTERLLADLPRLDQHHCSRGRRGGFIERLDEGTWLGHISEHVALQLQQEAGHDMRRGKTRQVKGSPGVYNITYAYADEAVGLAAGELAVRFVNNLVEPDPAFDFTQELEKFIKQAERTAFGPSTQAIVDEAVSRDIPWIRLNKASLVQLGQGVHAKRIRATMTSETGSIAVDVASDKDLTTRLLASAGLPVPRSESVRTVEEAVSVAHKIGYPVVCKPLDGNHGRGVCLNLPDADALRDAFPIAAEQSRRGFVIVENFVTGKDYRCLIINGRMEAIAERVPAHVVGDGVHTVAELVDITNADPRRGVGHEKILTRITINAAARQLVRDQGFELDDVPPEDVMVKLTLTGNMSTGGISIDRTWEAHPENVEIAEEAARMIGLDIAGIDFICPDITQPVRETGGAICEVNAAPGFRMHTNPTIGEPQYIAKPVVDMLFPPGATSRIPIVAVTGTNGKTTTSRMISHVFKGLGRKVGMTSTDGIVIDERLVIRQDASGPKSARMVLQNPRVDFAVFEVARGGILREGLGYERNDVAVVLNVQPDHLGLRGIDTLEQLADVKSVLVEAVPRTGYAVLNADDPLVRKMRRKCSGQVVWFSMSEPGSEVRDYIEGHCRRGGRAVVLERSELGDMIVVKHGRRSMQLAWTHLLPATFGGRAMMNVQNAMAAAAAAFAAGAPLHDIRQGLRTFSTSYYLSPGRLNEIDVDGRTVIVDYCHNAPAMRMLGDFVDRLGESLNASSELGRPSRIGVIATAGDRRDDDIRELGEVAAQHFDAVVSREDARLRGRKRGEAANLVTAGVRAAMEDGARCRRVDVVLDELDAVRYALDLSNPGDLVVLCVDQHQQVLAELESVSHLAQAGARSGDEGGDPDFVQPDEEITEETVS, encoded by the coding sequence ATGACCGATGCAACACCGTCTCCTGACCTGAAGATCATCGAGACCCGCGTCTACCGCGGCCCGAACATCTGGAGCTACGAGCCCGCGATCCACCTGGTCGTCGACCTCGGTTCGCTGGAGAAGTTCCCGTCGAACACGATCCCCGGCTTCACCGAGCGGCTGCTCGCGGACCTGCCCCGGCTCGACCAGCACCACTGCTCGCGCGGCCGCCGCGGCGGCTTCATCGAGCGGCTGGACGAAGGCACCTGGCTCGGGCACATCTCCGAACACGTCGCGCTCCAGTTGCAGCAGGAGGCCGGCCACGACATGCGGCGCGGCAAGACGCGGCAGGTGAAGGGTTCGCCGGGCGTCTACAACATCACCTACGCGTACGCCGACGAGGCGGTCGGGCTGGCCGCGGGCGAACTCGCCGTACGGTTCGTGAACAACCTGGTCGAGCCGGACCCGGCGTTCGACTTCACGCAGGAGCTCGAGAAGTTCATCAAGCAGGCCGAGCGGACCGCGTTCGGCCCGTCCACGCAGGCGATCGTGGACGAGGCGGTGTCCCGGGACATCCCGTGGATCCGGCTGAACAAGGCCAGCCTGGTGCAGCTCGGGCAGGGCGTGCACGCGAAGCGGATCCGGGCCACGATGACGTCCGAGACCGGATCGATCGCGGTCGACGTCGCGAGCGACAAGGACCTGACCACCCGGCTGCTCGCGTCCGCCGGCCTGCCGGTGCCGCGCTCGGAGTCGGTCCGCACGGTCGAGGAAGCGGTCTCGGTCGCGCACAAGATCGGGTATCCGGTGGTGTGCAAGCCGCTGGACGGCAACCACGGGCGCGGTGTCTGCCTGAACCTGCCGGACGCCGACGCACTCCGCGACGCGTTCCCGATCGCGGCCGAGCAGTCCCGGCGCGGGTTCGTGATCGTGGAGAACTTCGTCACCGGCAAGGACTACCGGTGCCTGATCATCAACGGCCGGATGGAGGCGATCGCCGAGCGGGTGCCCGCGCACGTGGTCGGCGACGGCGTGCACACGGTGGCCGAACTCGTTGACATCACCAACGCCGATCCGCGGCGCGGGGTCGGGCACGAGAAGATCCTCACCCGGATCACGATCAACGCGGCGGCCCGGCAACTGGTCCGCGACCAGGGCTTCGAGCTGGACGACGTACCGCCCGAGGACGTGATGGTGAAGCTGACGCTCACCGGCAACATGTCCACCGGCGGGATCTCGATCGACCGGACCTGGGAGGCGCACCCGGAGAACGTCGAGATCGCCGAGGAGGCGGCCCGGATGATCGGGCTGGACATCGCCGGCATCGACTTCATCTGCCCGGACATCACCCAGCCGGTGCGCGAGACCGGCGGCGCGATCTGCGAGGTGAACGCGGCGCCCGGGTTCCGGATGCACACCAACCCGACGATCGGCGAGCCGCAGTACATCGCGAAGCCGGTCGTGGACATGCTGTTCCCGCCGGGCGCGACCAGCCGGATCCCGATCGTCGCCGTGACCGGGACCAACGGCAAGACCACCACGTCGCGGATGATCAGCCACGTCTTCAAGGGTCTCGGCCGGAAGGTCGGGATGACGTCGACGGACGGCATCGTGATCGACGAGCGGCTGGTGATCCGGCAGGACGCGTCCGGCCCGAAGTCCGCGCGGATGGTGCTGCAGAACCCGCGGGTCGACTTCGCCGTGTTCGAGGTGGCCCGCGGCGGGATCCTGCGCGAGGGACTCGGGTACGAGCGCAACGACGTGGCCGTCGTGCTGAACGTGCAGCCCGACCACCTCGGTCTGCGCGGCATCGACACCCTGGAACAGCTCGCCGACGTGAAGTCGGTGCTGGTCGAGGCGGTGCCACGGACCGGGTACGCCGTCCTGAACGCCGACGACCCGCTGGTCCGGAAGATGCGCCGGAAGTGCTCGGGGCAGGTCGTCTGGTTCAGCATGTCCGAGCCGGGCAGCGAGGTCCGGGACTACATCGAGGGACACTGCCGGCGCGGCGGGCGGGCCGTGGTGCTGGAGCGGTCGGAGCTCGGCGACATGATCGTGGTGAAACACGGCCGCCGGTCGATGCAGCTCGCCTGGACACACTTGCTGCCGGCAACGTTCGGCGGGCGGGCGATGATGAACGTGCAGAACGCGATGGCGGCGGCCGCGGCGGCGTTCGCGGCCGGTGCGCCGCTGCACGACATCCGGCAGGGCCTGCGGACCTTCAGCACGTCGTACTACCTGTCCCCCGGCCGGCTGAACGAGATCGACGTCGACGGCCGCACCGTGATCGTCGACTACTGCCACAACGCCCCGGCGATGCGGATGCTCGGCGACTTCGTCGACCGGCTCGGCGAGAGCCTGAACGCGTCGTCAGAGCTCGGCCGGCCATCCCGGATCGGTGTGATCGCGACCGCGGGCGACCGGCGCGACGACGACATCCGCGAGCTCGGCGAGGTCGCGGCGCAGCACTTCGACGCGGTCGTGTCCCGCGAGGACGCACGGCTGCGCGGCCGCAAGCGCGGCGAGGCGGCGAACCTGGTCACGGCAGGAGTCCGGGCCGCGATGGAGGACGGCGCCCGCTGCCGGCGGGTCGACGTCGTACTCGACGAACTCGACGCCGTCCGCTACGCGCTCGACCTGTCGAACCCGGGCGACCTCGTCGTCCTCTGCGTCGACCAGCACCAGCAGGTCCTGGCCGAACTCGAGTCGGTCTCCCACCTGGCCCAGGCGGGCGCCCGCTCCGGCGACGAGGGCGGCGACCCGGACTTCGTCCAACCTGACGAAGAGATCACGGAGGAGACCGTCAGCTGA